Below is a window of Leisingera sp. S132 DNA.
CCGCAGCGGCAGCACTTTACTACCTGGTGCACTCCACCCTGGCAGCAGCGCTGCTGTTCCTGGTCGCCGACCTGGTGATGGAACGTCAGGGCCCCTGGATCCTGCCGCAGCTGCCGATGCCGCAGACCGGGCTGATCTCGGCGCTGTTCTTTGCTGCTGCCATCGCGCTGGCAGGGATGCCGCCGCTCTCGGGCTTCCTGGGCAAGCTTCTGGTGCTGGACGCCACCCGCGGCGCAGCGCTGGCACCCTGGATCTGGGGCGTGATCCTGCTGGGCTCGCTTGTGACAATCATCGGTATGGCCCGCGCAGGCTCGCTCCTGTTCTGGAAAGGCCATGGCCTGCCGCCCGAAGACACCGGCACCAGCGCAGAGCCGCCCGTTGACACATTGCCCGCCCGGCCTGCTCAGCTGCCCTTCGTGGCCTGCTTCGGCCTGCTTGGCGGCCTGGTGGCGCTCACCGTCTTTGCAGGCCCCGCCACCCGCTATGCTGAGGCCACGGCCGCGCAGCTCTATGCGCCGTCGGCCTATATCGACACCGTTCTGGGGAGGACCGCGGAATGAAACTGATCTGGCGGCTGTTCCCGCACCCGTTTCTCACCCTGCTGCTGACCCTCACCTGGCTTCTGATGGTGAACCGCTGGTCGCTGAACTCCTTGGTCTTCGGTTTCATGCTGGGGGTAGTGATCCCCTTCGTGACCCAGCCTTTCTGGCCCAACCGCCCCAACCTGCGGCGCCCGCTCAAGATCGCGGAATACATTCTGGTGGTGCTCTTGGACATCGTGCAGGCCAACATCATCGTGGCCCGCATCGTTCTGTTCAAACCCAACGCCGACCGCCGCCCCAACTGGATCACCATCCCGCTGGACCTGAAAACACCCGAGGCGATCACCGCGCTGGCAGGAACCATCACCATGACCCCCGGCACCCTCTCGGCGGATGTCTCGGACGAGGGCCACGCCCTGCTGGTGCACTGCCTCGACGCCCCCAACCCGGACGCGGTGCGGGACGAAATCAAACAGCGCTACGAGCGCCGGCTGATGGAGATTTTCGAATGATCGAGAGCGCCGCCACCTTCGCCTTCGCCTGCTTCGCGCTTGCCATGCTGATGAACCTCTGGAAGGTCGTCACAGCCCCCGACGTGGCCGACCGGATCCTGGCGCTCGACACCATGTTCATCAACGCCATCGCCCTGATGGTGCTTTACGGCATGGCGCTGGGAACCGAGATCTTCTTTGAGGCCGCGATGATCATCGCCATGCTCGGCTTTGTCTCCACCGTGGCCTACGCGCGCTTCATCCTGCGCGGCAACATCATCGAGTAAGGGGCAGAAAGATGGAAACCCTGTTTGAATTCCTCGTCGCCGCCTTTCTGGTGACCGCCGGCATCTTCGGCATTGTCGGCTCCTACGGGCTGATCAAGCTGAACGATCAGATGTCGCGCCTGCACGCGCCGACCAAGGCCACGACCCTTGGCGTCGGTGGTGTGCTTCTGGCCTCCATGCTGCACGCCGCCGCGTTTGAGAAATACCTCTCCTACCATGAGCTGATGATCACGCTGTTCCTGTTCCTGACCGCACCGATCACGGCAAATTTCATTGCCAAGGTGCATATCCACCGGCAGGAAACCCGCGACACCATGCCAGAGGCCGGCGGCGACGATCACTGGGCCACCCACGACACGCCCGAGGACGAGGAACGCCGCAGCGCGTCCCAAACCCCGCCCGCCGAAGACTGACCGCACAGCACTCAGGAAGGCCTGACCCGTGATCGACACCTCCCGCCTGCCGCTGACCCGTGATCTGGTGCTCGTCGGCGGCGGCCACACCCACGCGCTGGTTCTGCGTACATGGGGGATGAAGCCCCTGCCCGGCGCCCGGCTGACGGTCATCAATCCCGGCCCCTCGGCGCCCTATTCCGGCATGCTGCCCGGTTTTGTTGCAGGCCATTACCAGCGGGACGAACTGGACATCGACCTGGTCCGCCTGGCTCGCTTTTCCGGCGCCCGCGTGGTGCTAGGCGCGGCAGAGCATATCGACACGGCGGCCCAACTGGTGCATGTGCCGGGCCGCCCGCCAATTGCCTATGACGTGGCTTCCATCGACATTGGCATCACCTCCGCCATGCCGGACCTTCCGGGCTTCGCGGAGCACGGCATCCCGGCCAAGCCGCTCGGCCGCTTTGCCGCCCATTGGGCTGCCTTCCGCGAGGCCAGCGGCCCGGCCCATGTCGCGGTGATCGGCGGCGGCGTTGCCGGGGCGGAGCTGATCCTGGCCATGGCCTATGCTCTCCGATCCCGCGGGCGCCTTGCCCAGGCCACGCTGATCGACAGCAGCAGCGCCTTGCGCGCGATTGGCGAAAAGGCCCGCCAGACCCTGCGCCGCGCCCTCGTTGAACAGGGTGTGCGGCTGGAAGAAAACGCCCGCATCGAACGCATCCACGACACCTACATCACGCTGCAGGACGGCCGCGAGATCCTCTCGGATTTCACCACCGGCGCCGCCGGCGCCCGCCCCTACGGCTGGCTCGCGGACAGCGGACTGGAGCTGAACGACGGTTTCATCCGCGTCAGCGGCACTTTGCAAAGCAGCGCCGAAAACGTCTTTGCCGCCGGCGACTGCGCCCATATGGAGTTTGCCCCGCGCCCCAAGGCCGGCGTCTATGCGGTGCGTCAGGCGCCGGTGCTCTACCACAACCTGCGCGCCCTGATGACCGGCGACCCGCTGCGCAGGTACAAGCCGCAGAAGGATTACCTGAAACTGATCTCTATGGGGTCGAAGGAAGCCTTGGGCGAACGTTTCGGCAGCACCCTGTCCGGCCCGCTGATGTGGACCTGGAAAGACCGCATCGATCAGGCCTTTATGGAGAAGTTCCGCGATCTTCCCGCCATGGACCCGCCGGACCTGCCCGCCGAACACACGCTTGGCATGGAGCAGGCACTGGGGGACAAGCCCATGTGCGGCGGCTGCGGCGCCAAGGTGGGGCGCAATGCCCTGCTGGGCACACTCTCAAGCCTACGCCAGACAGACCGCGACGACATTACCCCGCTGCCCGGCGATGACGCAGCCCTGCTGACCACCGGCAACGTCAATCAGGTGATCAGCACCGACCACCTGCGCAGCTTCACCAACGACCCGGTCTTGATGACCCGCATCGCCGCCGTCCATGCGCTTGGCGACATCTGGGCGATGGGGGCAGACCCGCAGGCCGCCACCGCCAACCTGATTCTGCCGCGCATGTCGCCCGCCCTGCAGGCCCGCACCCTGCAAGAGATCATGGGCACCGCCTCAGAGGTCATGCAGGCGGCCGGCGCCGCCATCATCGGCGGCCATACCTCGCTGGGCGATGAGCTGACCATCGGCTTGACCGTCACCGGCCTTTGCCCCCGCCCCGCCATCACCCTCGCAGGCGCCGAACCCGGCGACGCGCTGATCCTGACCAAACCCATCGGCTCCGGCGTTTTGCTGGCCGCGGAGATGGCGGGCGAAGCCAAGGGAGACTGGGTGGCCGCCGCGCTGGAGCAGATGAGCCAGCCGCAGGGCGCCGCAGCCCGCATCCTGCAGGACGCCCATGCAATGACCGATGTGACCGGCTTCGGCCTCCTGGGCCATCTGCTGGGCATCTGCGAAGCGTCCCGCACCGGGGCTGAGCTGTCCGCCGGCAAGATCCCCCTGATACAGGGCGCGGCGGAACTTGCAGACCGCGGCATCCGTTCCTCGCTGTTCCCCGCCAACCAGGCCGCCCTGCCGGAGCTGAGAACCACCGGCTGGCAAGACCTGCTGTTCGACCCGCAAACTGCAGGCGGCCTGCTGGCAGCGGTGTCTCCCGGTCAGGCTGATGAACTGCTGGCGCAGCTCACCGCAGCCGGCTACCCGGCCGCCCTCATCGGCAGGATCACGGAAATTTCCGGTAAGATCACCCTCAGCGCCTGACCCGCCGCGCGCCAGCGCGGCGCCACGCCCAACGGGAGCGGGGCCGCGCAGAGGCTCCGGCGACGGGCGGGAGAACCTCTGTCAGAGAGCAGACATGACCTCCGCCACCTGCGCTGCGGCGGCATTAAGGCCTGCTTCATCCAGAGCCTCAGCCTCCACCGTGGCAGCCACCTCCGCCCCGATAGCGGTCCGGGACTTGCGGTAAGCGGGATCGTAATGCTCCACCATCAGCGCTTCGGTCAAAGCAGCCTTGTCGCCTGCCTCGATGCTGGCAAACCAGCCGTCCACCACCGCGCCGGACCTGTGCGCGCGCAAGGGGCCCAGCTTGTCCCGCAGCGTGTCCGCATCCGACAGGATATCGTCATAGGCATCCACCAAGTAGCGGCAGCGCGCCGCCACCGGTACCTGCAGTTCGATACGCGGGGCCTGCTTCATCGCGTCCCAGACCGCAGGCGGAATGATCCGCTGGCCGATCCTGCTCGATTCTGCCTCCACCAGCACCGGACGGGCCGGGTCCAGCGTCATCAGCGCACCGGCCAAGGCGGACTCAAACCCTTTCTGCGAGGGCTGCGGCGTCGGCATATCCCCCAGCAATGAACCACGGTGATTGGCCAGCCCTTCCAGGTCCAGCACCTGCACACCCAGTTCTCCGGCGCGCTTCAGCACCTCTGTCTTGGCAGACCCGGTATAGCCGTCCAGCGCCACCAGCCGGTGCGGCAGCGCGGTCTGGTAAAGCGCCGCGTTCACCAGGCGGCGGTAGGTCTGATAACCGCCCTCCACCACCTGGGCGCGCCAGCCGATCTGCTGCAGCATCCAGGTAAAGGACCCCGACCGCTGGCCGCCGCGCCAGCAGTAGATCAGCGGCTTCCAGCCGCCCTCGTGGTGGCTCAGGCTCTGTTCGATATGATTGGCGGCATTGCGGAACACCAAGGCCGCCCCCAGCTTGCGCGCCTTGAAGGGGCTGTCCTGCACGTAAATCGTGCCGACCTCGGCGCGCTCCTCATTGTTCAGCACCGGCAGGCTGATCGCCCCCGGCACATGATCCTCGGCATATTCCGCCGGGCTGCGCACGTCGATCACGGTGTCGAACCCGTGCGCGTAGAACTCTTGCAATGAGGTGAATTTCAGCGCCATGGCCCATGCCTACCGCGCCCCATGCGCAAGGAAAAGCCGCAATTTCCGCCGCCGCGGCGATAAGTCTTGCGCGCATTGCGCACAGGGCGCTATGGCACGTCCTGCGAACAGACCACTCCCGTGCAATATGCCGGAAACCAGACCGCCAAGGACCAGAAGGCCATGACGACCGACCCGTTGGACATCCACTCCCTGCCCGGCCACCTGATCCGGCGGCTGCACCAGATATCCGTGGCCCAGTTCATGGACCATATGGCGGCAGAGGGCGTGGACCTTACGCCGGTGCAGTTTTCCGCCATGGCCGCGATCCACCGGTATCCCGGCATCGACCAGGCCTCGGTTGCGGGGCTCATCGCCTATGACCGCGCCACCCTGGGCAAAGTGGTGGACCGGCTGGTGGACAAGGGACTGGTGCAGCGATGCGTGTCCAAGGCCGACCGCCGCGCCCGCGAGGTCAGCCTGACCCGCGACGGCGTGGCCCTGCTGGAGCACATCCTGCCCATCGTGCGGGCGTCCCAGCCCGGCATTCTGACCGGCCTAACGGAAGCCGAGCAGGAAACTTTCGTGGCGCTGCTGCAAAAGGCGACCCTTGCAGGCAATGACCTCAGCCGCGCGCCGCAGCGCGATCTGCCCGCCCGCCACGCCGCTGAGTAACGCTCAGATCAGCTGCCCGCGCGGGATATCCTCCTCCCCGAACGGCTCGATCAGCTCCGGCCCCTCGGCGCGGTTGGAGTTTACCGCCGGATCCACCCGGTGGAAGTCCAGCACGCCCTCTGCCCCCGGCTGCATCAGCCGGGCAGCGCCACGGCCCTCCTCCCCCAGCCACTTGCCCCAGCCGCCTGCCTCCAGGATCAGCGGCATCCGGTGGTGGATGGCCGACAGCCCCTGATTGGCGGCGGTGGTGACAATCGCACAGGTCTTGACCGGATCGTCAGCCCCCCAGCTTTGCCAAACGGCGGCAAAGGCGATCGGCGCCCCATCACTGCGGTAAATGTACCAGGGCAGCCGCGCGCCCTCTTCCGATTTGGTCCATTCATAAAACCCCGCCGCCGGGATCAGGCAGCGCCGCTCCCGGGCCGCGGCGGCAAAGGCGGGCTTTTCCGCAATCGTCTCTGCCCGCGCGTTGATCAGCAGCGGCCCGGCGGTTTCCGTCTTGTACCACTGCGGCAGGAACCCCCAGCGCATCGATACCAGCTGCCGCCCGGCTTCTCCCGCCTGCACCACATGCACCGCGTTGGTGGGGCAGACGTTGTAATTGGGCACCGTGGGCAAATCATTTGCCGGCTGCGCCGCAAACAGCTGCGCCATTGCATCCGTGGGCAGGGTTATGGCAAATCGTCCGCACATGCTGATTTCTAACCCGGGCCGGGCCGCATTTGCAAAACCTCCCTGGCTCACCGCTTTTCAGCTGCCCTGACAGGATGATAGATAGGCCTCATGACTCTTCAGAACGATCTCCAGTCCGCCTTGGGCTTTCTCAACCAGGGCAAGTTCAAACAGGCGCTGAAACAGTCCAAGGGCGGCATGAAGCGGCACAAGAGCCACCCCGATTTCCCCAATATCGCGGGCATCTCCCTGTCCGGGCTGGGCAAGCACCGCGACGCCGTTCCCTACTTCAAGAAGGCGCTGGCGCTCGCCCCCGGCTTTCACGACGCCCGCAAGAACCTGGCGCAGACGCTTTTGTTCATGCAGCAGGGCGAACCCGCAATGAAACTGCTGGAGCGGGTGCTGAAGGACCAGCCCGGCGATCAGGCCGCGCTGTACCTGCAGGCGCAGGCGCATCTGGTGATGAACGACGCAGAGGCCGCGATTGAGGCCGCCACCGCCGCGCTGGCCCGTGATCCGCGCCAGCCGCGGATGCTGCGGCTGCGTGCCACCGCCTGGAACACGCTCGGCGACGAAAAGGCGACGCTGGCGGACTATCAGGCCGCGCTCAAGGTAAACCCCAATGACGCCGACGCACTTCAGAACGCCAGCCTGCTTCTGGCCCGCCTGATGCGCCAGGACGAGGCCACCGAGGCTGCCCGGAAGGCCGTGGCCGTGGCCCCCCAGAACGTCGAGGCCCGCCGCCGCCTGGCCAGCCAGCTGATCTCCAACGGCGAAAGCGATGCCGCCCGCGAGCAGTGCCTGGCGCTGATGGAGCTGGATCCCAAGGACACACAGGTGCTGGAAATGCTGGCCCGCATCAGCAGCCGCGACCAGAACGCAGAACTGCTGCCGGTGGCGCAAAAGGCGCTGAAAGCCGCCGCGCCGCGCTCGCTCGACCGCGCCAACGTCAGCTTTGCACTCGCCCGGATCGCCGACCAGGCGGGCAACAAGGAGGCTTTTGCCGCCCACAACGACGAAGCCAACGCCTGTATGGCGGCGCAGACCCCCTACGGCTACGAAGAGAGCGAGCGTCAGTTCAGCCGCATCATGGCGGCCTTCCCAGGCCAGATCACTCCGGCAGAAACCGCTGCAGACGGCCCGCGGCCGATCTATGTTGTGGGGATGCCGCGCTCCGGCACCACCCTCACCGAAACCGTGATCGGCCTGCATCCGGATGTGTTCCCCTTGGGCGAGCGCGGCGTGCCGGCCTTCCTGCTGCATCCCTATCTGGAGAAGGATCAGGACTTCCCCCCCGAGGCCGCCCGCACCTTCGTGGCGGAGGACATCAGCCGCCTGCCCGGAATGCCTGAGAGTACTGCGGCCTATGTCGACAAGATGCCGGACAACTACCGCCTGCTGGGCCACCTTGCGACCGCCTACCCGGATGCACGGTTTGTTCATCTTTGCCGCGACCCGCGCGATGTGGCGCTGTCGATCTGGCGCGGTTATTTCTCCGGCAGCTCGCTCACCTATGCCTACGACCTGAGGGCGATGGCGCACCGCTTCAACCTCTATGGCCGGCTGATGCAGCACTGGCGGCAGGTGATGCCGGGGCGGATCTATGACCTGCGCTACGAAGACTTTGTGGCCGATATCGAAGGCGAAAGCCGCAAGCTCGCGGACTTCTGCGGGCTGGAGTGGGTCGAGGATATGGCCCACCCGGAACGCCACAAAGGCCAGGTCCTGACGCTGTCGAATACCCAGGTCCGCCAGACGGCGCACACGCGCTCGATTGGCAAATGGGAGAAATACGCGGACGTGCTGGCGCCGTTCACCGACGGCTTGGACCCGGAAATCTGGCCGGAAATCAAACAGTAACGGGGCTTACTTGGTGTAGGCCTTGCGCGCGATTTCGATCCGCGCGTCCATCATCGACATCTCTTTCAGGATCTCCTGCCGGCGGCTGCGGTCGCCGGCCTCGCGCAATTCTTCCCGCAGGCGCTGAAGCTCGCGCGACAGGCTCACGAACTCCGGCACTCCGCCGCTCTCGCGCACCAGCCGGTTGACCAGCGCATTCTCCGGGTCGTCGCATTGCGGCAACGGCTTGCCTGCGCCCTGCAGATTATCAAAGGCGCCGTCCTTTTCGGCGGCTTCGATCCGGGCATTGATGAGGTCGATCAGCGGGTGGTCCATGGCCGCATTCTGCCATGCACGCCGGCCGCGGGAAAGCCCCCGCCGCCCCGTTAACAAACCGGTGGCGAAGGTTAAGAATGCCTAAAGATAATGCGGCAGCCCTCCTGCCCGAATGTTTCGCGCGCGAAACATTCGGTCCGGTCCGGACCTATATGCCACGGCCTATTTCACCTGCGAAATCCGCCCGTCGGTATAGGGCGTATAGGGGCCCTGGGCGGCCAGGTACTCCGCCAGCACATCCGCCAGGTCGGGGCCAAAGTCATAGGCGTTCTTGTCGTCGCCTTCGAACATCGCATAGCCGTCGCCGCCGTTGCGGACATAGTCATTGGTGACCACCACATAGGTCTTGGCCGGATCAACCGGCACAAAACCGTCGCCCTCAGCCACCAGCACCTCGGTGACGCGGCCCGCGTTCGGCGCGGCGGAGCTGTCCCAGCTGAATTTCAGCCCCGCCACCTGCGGAAAGCGCCCCTTGACGTCCTCCACCTGGCTGACGCCGTTCTCCAGCGCCGCGACCAAAGTCTTGCCGTCGATCTGGAAAGTAGACAGCGTATTCTGGAACGGCAGGATGGTCAGCACCTCGCCCATGGTGACCTCCCCCGCATCCAGGCTGGCGCGGATACCACCGGAATTTGCGATGGCAATGGTCACGCCCTGATCCTTCACCCGGTCCAGCATCGCATCAGCCACAAGGTTGCCCATCGGGCATTCCTGCACCCGGCACACATCCCGGCTGCCTTCGATGGCATCCGCGGCCTCTGCCACAACCTTGTTGCGGATCTCATCCAGCGGCTGGGCCAGTTCCGCGATCCGGTCCAGCGTGGCCGCATCCTCACTGACGGCCGCATCCATGATCAGCGGCTCGCCAGTCGCGCTGATCACATGGCCTGCGTCGTCAAAGGTCACGTTCAGCTCACCCAGGAACTTGCCATAGGCGTAGGCCTGCACGATCTGCACCCCGTTCACCACGGTCGGATACGGCCCCGCGGCCTTGTCTGAGGTATTGGACAAGTAAGTGTTGCTGTGCCCGCCGACGATCACATCCACTCCGGTGGTCTCCGCCGCGACCCGCTGGTCAACGCCATAGCCGGAGTGGCTCAGCACCACGATCTTGTTCACACCTTCCGCCGTCAGCCGGTCCACCTCTGCCTGCACCGCCGCCACGGGATCGGAGAACTGCACGTTCTTGCCAGGGCTTGCCAGTTCATGCGTGTCCTCCGGCGTCAGCCCGATCAGTCCGATCATCTCGCCGCCCCGCTCAATCACCGTGGATTTCTTCAGCACATCCGCCAGCGCTGGTTCAGCAGAAACATCCGCATTCGACATCAAGACCGGAAAGCCCACCGCATCCATGAACCCGCGAAGCACCTCCGGCCCGTCGTCGAATTCATGATTGCCGACTGTCATTCCGTCATAACCCAGCTTGGTCATGAACTCCGCCGCGGCCTTGCCCTTGTAGTAGGTATAGAACAGCGACCCCTGGAACTGATCGCCGCCATCCACCAGGATCGCGTTCTCCGCCCGCGCCCGCGCGTCAGCGATGGCCGTCACCAGCCGCGCGGTGCCACCAAAGCATTTGCCCTCGGCCTGATCCTCTGCGTCGCAGGTGCTGTCGTATTTGTTGATCGGCTCAAACCGCGAATGGAAATCGTTCGTGTGCAGGATGGTCAGCTTGTACTCCGCCGCCGCGCTGCCGGCGGTCAGCGCCAGGGCTGCAACCGTTGTGAGAATGCGTGCAATCATAAGGAGCGCTCCCGTTGTTCTGTTTTCGGGAAGCCTGCGCCCAAACACCGCGCCCGTCAAAGGGGAAAAGCCGTCCCGTTGCCTCCCCTTGCGTCAGCTGGCCGGCCGCCAGCCGCCCAATCCCCCTTGATTCATCCGTAATCGCAGGGCATCAGGCGCCTATGCTGATTTACAAGATTTTCCGGGCGGACGAATGGGCCGCACTGCAAGCGGCGGGCGAGACCCAGGGCGCGCCGATTGATGTGGCGGACGGCTATGTCCATTTCTCCACTGCAACCCAGGCGGCGGAAACCGCAGCCAAGCATTTTGCCGGCACCGCGGGGCTGACGCTGCTGGCCTGCGATGCGGAGGCAATGGGCGGCGATTTGAAATGGGAAGTGTCCCGCGGCGGTGCCGAGTTTCCGCATCTCTACCGCAATATCCGCATGTCGGACGTGATCTGGGCCAAGCCGCTGCCGCTGGCAGATGGCATTCATCAGTTCCCGGAGGAGATGGCATGAAGTTTCCTGAGAAACTGGCTCTGGCCGCCCTGCACAAGGTGGATCCCGAAGCCGCACACGGTCTGTCCATCAAGGCCCTGACCATGGGGCTGACGCCGGCGCCCGGCCCGGTGACCTCTGCCCGGCTCAAGACCACGCTGGCAGGGATCGACCTGCCGAACCCGGTGGGGCTGGCCGCGGGATTCGACAAGAACGCCGAAGCCCTGGCGCCGCTGTCAAAATCCGGTTTCGGCTTTATCGAGGTGGGTGCGGCAACGCCCCGCCCGCAGCCCGGCAATCCCAAACCGCGCCTGTTCCGCCTGACGGAGGACAAGGCAGCAATCAACCGCTTCGGCTTCAACAATGAGGGCATGGAGGCAATCGGCGCGCGTTTGGCACAGCGGCCCCGGGACGCGGTGATCGGCTTGAACCTCGGCGCCAACAAGGACAGCGAGGACCGCGCCGCGGATTTCGCCAAGGTGCTGGCCCATTGCGGCGCGCATCTGGATTTTGCCACCGTCAACGTGTCCTCCCCCAACACCGAGAAACTTCGTGACCTGCAGGGCAAGGCGGCGCTGTCGGCGCTGCTGGCAGGCGTCATCGAGACCCGCGAGGGCCTCAGCCGCCGGGTGCCGGTGTTCCTGAAAATCGCCCCGGATCTGGACCGCTCAGGGATCGAGGACATTGCCGCTGTTGCGCTGGAAAGTGGCATCGACGCGGTGATTGCCACCAACACCACCCTGTCACGCGACGGGCTGCAGAGCGCCCATAAGGATGAGGCCGGCGGTCTGTCCGGCGCGCCGCTGTTCGAAAAATCCACCCGGGTTCTGGCGCAGCTGTCGGAACTGCTGGAGGGCCAAGTGCCGCTGGTCGGCGTCGGCGGCATCGGCACGGCAGAGCAGGCCTATGCCAAGATCTGTGCCGGCGCCAGTGCCGTGCAGTTTTATACCGCGATGGTCTACGGCGGATTGTCGCTGGCCGGCGATACTGCGCGCGGGCTGGATGAATTGCTCGCCCGCGACGGGTTTGAGAATGTCGCGCAAGCGGTTGGAACAAAACGGAAGGACTGGCTGTGATCACCTATTGGCATTACCCGAAATGCTCAAAATCCCGCGCGGGCCTTGCGTTGATCGAGGAGCGCGGCGCAGAGGTTCAGACGCGCGTTTACCTGGAGAATGCGCCCTCAGTCGAAGAGCTGAAGGCGGTTCAGGCGGCGCTTGGTATCTCCGCGGTAGAGATGATGCGGACTGGCGAGAAGATCTTCAAGGAGCTGGGCCTGAGCAAAGACAGCGCCGAGGACGATCTGCTGGCGGCAATGGCGGCGCATCCGATCCTGATCGAACGCCCGATTGCGATCAGGGACGGCAAGGCGGTGATCGGCCGCCCGACCGAGGCAATCGAAGCGCTGCTCTGACCGTTTCCCGGCGCGGGAAACGGCCAAAAATCCTGCGAGGATTTTTTTGGCGTGCCATCTGCAGCGGGGTGCCTGTTTTCCGCGCCGGAAAACGGGCCGGAATTCTCGCAGAATTCCGGCTGGCTCAAGTGCCCACCTGCGCCTCCAGCCGCGGGTAGCGCAGGCCCAGCGTCACACCGCGGGCAATGTTCAGGACAATCAGCGATGCCCACAGTCCGTGATTGCCAAAGGCCGGAACCAGTACCAGCAGTGCTGCGACGTAGATGGCTACCGATTGCAGCATCGCCCATCGCATGTCGCGGGTCCAGGTGGCACCGATGAAGATGCCATCGAACATCCAACTGGCGATCCCCAGAACAGGCATGATTACCGCCCAAATGAGGAACACCCGGCCTGCCTCCCGCACCTCGGGTGAGGTCGACATCAGGTCAATCAGCCATGGCCCTCCGGCAGCATAGGCGATGCCCAGCAGCACCGCGCCGCCGGCGCCCCATTGCGACGTCACCACGGCAGCCCGGCGCAGCCGCTGCCGCGCCTTGGCGCCGACGGCGCTGCCCACCAGCGCCTCAGCCGAGAAGGCAAAGCCATCCAGCGCAAAGGCGGTGATCTCGACAAATTGCAGCAGGATCTGGTTAGCGGCGAGGTTCACATCGCCAATGCCGGAGCCGATGAACAGGAAGGTGGTGAAGGACCCGGTGAGCAGCACCGAGCGCACCATGATGTCGCCGTTCACCTGCATCATCCGTTTCAGCCGCGCCGGATCAAACACCCGCGCCCAGTCGCGCCACTGGTCGCCGGCAAAGGCATCGCGGCACAGGTACAGCCCCAGCGCCAGGCCGCTCCATTCGGCAATCAGCGTGGCGATGGCAACGCCCTCCACGCCCCAGCCGAGGCCCAGCACGAACCACAGGTCCAGCACGATGTTCAACCCGTTCATCCAGACCTGCAGCAGGAACACGCCGCGGGTGCGCTCCACCGCGATCAGCCAGCCGGTCACGGCATATAGTGCAATGGTGGCCGGGGCGCCCCAGATGCGGATCTGCAGGTAATCGCGGGCGAGGCTTTCGACCTCGGCACTGGCGGGCGCCAGCGCAAAGGCGCCCCAGAACACGGCGCCTTGCGCGATGATGAAGACAGCACCAGCGGCAAAGGCCAGGAGCAGCCCGCGCATCAGAAGCGCGCCGGTTTCCCCCCAGTCCCCGGCCCCGCGCGCCTGCGCGGCCAAACCAGTGGTGCCCATGCGCAGGAATCCGAAGATCCAGTAGATCGTCGCTAGGATGACCGCGCCGATGCCCACCGCGCCAATTGGCGCGGCCTCACCCATCTGGCCGACCACGCCGGTGTCCACGGCGCCCAGGATGGGAACCGTGGCGTTCGACAGAACAATCGGCAATGCGATGCTGAGCACCCGTTTATGGGTGATCTCCGTGTCCGCGCTGGTCATCCGGTCAGCCTTCGCCGTTCTGGTCCTGCGGCATCAGGAAATGGCCGGTGGCCTGTGCAAACAGCTTGTCCTTGTGGTCCTGCCAGGCCTCCACATGCACCGAGGCATAGCGGCGCCC
It encodes the following:
- a CDS encoding Na+/H+ antiporter subunit E; amino-acid sequence: MKLIWRLFPHPFLTLLLTLTWLLMVNRWSLNSLVFGFMLGVVIPFVTQPFWPNRPNLRRPLKIAEYILVVLLDIVQANIIVARIVLFKPNADRRPNWITIPLDLKTPEAITALAGTITMTPGTLSADVSDEGHALLVHCLDAPNPDAVRDEIKQRYERRLMEIFE
- a CDS encoding K+/H+ antiporter subunit F, whose protein sequence is MIESAATFAFACFALAMLMNLWKVVTAPDVADRILALDTMFINAIALMVLYGMALGTEIFFEAAMIIAMLGFVSTVAYARFILRGNIIE
- a CDS encoding Na+/H+ antiporter subunit G; the protein is METLFEFLVAAFLVTAGIFGIVGSYGLIKLNDQMSRLHAPTKATTLGVGGVLLASMLHAAAFEKYLSYHELMITLFLFLTAPITANFIAKVHIHRQETRDTMPEAGGDDHWATHDTPEDEERRSASQTPPAED
- the selD gene encoding selenide, water dikinase SelD, yielding MDTSRLPLTRDLVLVGGGHTHALVLRTWGMKPLPGARLTVINPGPSAPYSGMLPGFVAGHYQRDELDIDLVRLARFSGARVVLGAAEHIDTAAQLVHVPGRPPIAYDVASIDIGITSAMPDLPGFAEHGIPAKPLGRFAAHWAAFREASGPAHVAVIGGGVAGAELILAMAYALRSRGRLAQATLIDSSSALRAIGEKARQTLRRALVEQGVRLEENARIERIHDTYITLQDGREILSDFTTGAAGARPYGWLADSGLELNDGFIRVSGTLQSSAENVFAAGDCAHMEFAPRPKAGVYAVRQAPVLYHNLRALMTGDPLRRYKPQKDYLKLISMGSKEALGERFGSTLSGPLMWTWKDRIDQAFMEKFRDLPAMDPPDLPAEHTLGMEQALGDKPMCGGCGAKVGRNALLGTLSSLRQTDRDDITPLPGDDAALLTTGNVNQVISTDHLRSFTNDPVLMTRIAAVHALGDIWAMGADPQAATANLILPRMSPALQARTLQEIMGTASEVMQAAGAAIIGGHTSLGDELTIGLTVTGLCPRPAITLAGAEPGDALILTKPIGSGVLLAAEMAGEAKGDWVAAALEQMSQPQGAAARILQDAHAMTDVTGFGLLGHLLGICEASRTGAELSAGKIPLIQGAAELADRGIRSSLFPANQAALPELRTTGWQDLLFDPQTAGGLLAAVSPGQADELLAQLTAAGYPAALIGRITEISGKITLSA
- the mnmH gene encoding tRNA 2-selenouridine(34) synthase MnmH, producing the protein MALKFTSLQEFYAHGFDTVIDVRSPAEYAEDHVPGAISLPVLNNEERAEVGTIYVQDSPFKARKLGAALVFRNAANHIEQSLSHHEGGWKPLIYCWRGGQRSGSFTWMLQQIGWRAQVVEGGYQTYRRLVNAALYQTALPHRLVALDGYTGSAKTEVLKRAGELGVQVLDLEGLANHRGSLLGDMPTPQPSQKGFESALAGALMTLDPARPVLVEAESSRIGQRIIPPAVWDAMKQAPRIELQVPVAARCRYLVDAYDDILSDADTLRDKLGPLRAHRSGAVVDGWFASIEAGDKAALTEALMVEHYDPAYRKSRTAIGAEVAATVEAEALDEAGLNAAAAQVAEVMSAL
- a CDS encoding MarR family winged helix-turn-helix transcriptional regulator, giving the protein MTTDPLDIHSLPGHLIRRLHQISVAQFMDHMAAEGVDLTPVQFSAMAAIHRYPGIDQASVAGLIAYDRATLGKVVDRLVDKGLVQRCVSKADRRAREVSLTRDGVALLEHILPIVRASQPGILTGLTEAEQETFVALLQKATLAGNDLSRAPQRDLPARHAAE
- a CDS encoding SOS response-associated peptidase, with amino-acid sequence MCGRFAITLPTDAMAQLFAAQPANDLPTVPNYNVCPTNAVHVVQAGEAGRQLVSMRWGFLPQWYKTETAGPLLINARAETIAEKPAFAAAARERRCLIPAAGFYEWTKSEEGARLPWYIYRSDGAPIAFAAVWQSWGADDPVKTCAIVTTAANQGLSAIHHRMPLILEAGGWGKWLGEEGRGAARLMQPGAEGVLDFHRVDPAVNSNRAEGPELIEPFGEEDIPRGQLI